In one window of Onychomys torridus chromosome 7, mOncTor1.1, whole genome shotgun sequence DNA:
- the Hemk1 gene encoding MTRF1L release factor glutamine methyltransferase isoform X1, producing MKLWGRRLWTLLSGPRGRMGVSQGWAFNSWKLHSSLTGLLSATGVVSQWTQVFEERGIPEARESSEYIVAHVLGAKTFQSLKPELWTKPLTPEQLQCIQELCSHRLQRMPVQYILGEWDFQGLSLKMVPPVFIPRPETEELVEWVLGEVAQRPPAVGARGGPLILEVGCGSGAIALSLLSQLPEGARRGFLDRQLPGLHLSSFVLGQSQVIAVDKEEAAVSLTRENAQRLQLQDRIRIIPLDVTSEGCWTHLVPWGPVDLVVSNPPYIFHKDMEQLAPEICSYEDPVALDGGEEGMDIISRILTLAPRLLSASGSIFLEVDPRHPELVKSWLQSRPDLHLSLVAVRKDFCGRLRFLHVQKFAP from the exons ATGAAGCTTTGGGGGCGAAGACTTTGGACCCTTCTATCTGGTCCCAGGGGAAGGATGGGAGTCTCCCAGGGTTGGGCCTTCAACTCATGGAAGCTTCATTCATCTCTGACTGGACTGTTGAGTGCCACAGGGGTGGTCAGCCAGTGGACACAGGTCTTTGAGGAAAGAGGTATCCCAGAGGCCCGGGAATCCAGTGAGTACATCGTGGCTCATGTCCTTGGAGCCAAAACA TTTCAGAGCCTGAAACCAGAACTTTGGACCAAGCCACTGACCCCTGAACAACTGCAGTGCATCCAGGAACTGTGTAGCCATCGATTACAGAG GATGCCAGTGCAGTATATCCTTGGGGAGTGGGACTTTCAGGGGCTCAGTCTGAAGATGGTACCCCCAGTGTTTATTCCACGGCCAGAGACGGAA GAACTGGTTGAATGGGTTTTAGGGGAAGTGGCCCAGCGGCCCCCTGCAGTGGGAGCCCGAGGTGGTCCCCTCATTCTGGAGGTAGGCTGTGGATCAGGAGCCATTGCCCTCAGCCTACTGAGTCAGCTCCCTGAG ggaGCTAGGAGAGGGTTCCTAGACAGGCAACTCCCAGGACTCCAcctctcttcctttgttcttgGGCAGAGTCAGGTCATTGCTGTGGATAAGGAAGAAGCTGCTGTCAGTCTGACCCGTGAGAATGCTCAGAG GCTTCAGTTGCAGGACAGGATTCGGATCATTCCCCTTGATGTAACCTCAG AAGGGTGCTGGACACACCTTGTGCCCTGGGGCCCTGTGGACTTGGTGGTCAGTAATCCTCCCTACATCTTCCACAAGGACATGGAGCAGCTGGCCCCAGAGATCTGCAG TTATGAGGACCCGGTGGCCCTGGATGGTGGTGAGGAAGGCATGGACATCATCTCCCGCATCTTGACCTTGGCACCCCGGCTCTTGAGTGCCTCTGG AAGCATCTTCTTAGAAGTGGACCCAAGGCACCCAGAGCTTGTCAAGAGCTGGCTTCAGAGCCGGCCAGACCTGCACCTTAGTCTTGTGGCTGTACGTAAAGACTTCTGTGGGAG gctccGGTTCCTGCATGTCCAGAAGTTTGCACCATAG
- the Hemk1 gene encoding MTRF1L release factor glutamine methyltransferase isoform X4 has translation MPVQYILGEWDFQGLSLKMVPPVFIPRPETEELVEWVLGEVAQRPPAVGARGGPLILEVGCGSGAIALSLLSQLPEGARRGFLDRQLPGLHLSSFVLGQSQVIAVDKEEAAVSLTRENAQRLQLQDRIRIIPLDVTSEGCWTHLVPWGPVDLVVSNPPYIFHKDMEQLAPEICSYEDPVALDGGEEGMDIISRILTLAPRLLSASGSIFLEVDPRHPELVKSWLQSRPDLHLSLVAVRKDFCGRLRFLHVQKFAP, from the exons ATGCCAGTGCAGTATATCCTTGGGGAGTGGGACTTTCAGGGGCTCAGTCTGAAGATGGTACCCCCAGTGTTTATTCCACGGCCAGAGACGGAA GAACTGGTTGAATGGGTTTTAGGGGAAGTGGCCCAGCGGCCCCCTGCAGTGGGAGCCCGAGGTGGTCCCCTCATTCTGGAGGTAGGCTGTGGATCAGGAGCCATTGCCCTCAGCCTACTGAGTCAGCTCCCTGAG ggaGCTAGGAGAGGGTTCCTAGACAGGCAACTCCCAGGACTCCAcctctcttcctttgttcttgGGCAGAGTCAGGTCATTGCTGTGGATAAGGAAGAAGCTGCTGTCAGTCTGACCCGTGAGAATGCTCAGAG GCTTCAGTTGCAGGACAGGATTCGGATCATTCCCCTTGATGTAACCTCAG AAGGGTGCTGGACACACCTTGTGCCCTGGGGCCCTGTGGACTTGGTGGTCAGTAATCCTCCCTACATCTTCCACAAGGACATGGAGCAGCTGGCCCCAGAGATCTGCAG TTATGAGGACCCGGTGGCCCTGGATGGTGGTGAGGAAGGCATGGACATCATCTCCCGCATCTTGACCTTGGCACCCCGGCTCTTGAGTGCCTCTGG AAGCATCTTCTTAGAAGTGGACCCAAGGCACCCAGAGCTTGTCAAGAGCTGGCTTCAGAGCCGGCCAGACCTGCACCTTAGTCTTGTGGCTGTACGTAAAGACTTCTGTGGGAG gctccGGTTCCTGCATGTCCAGAAGTTTGCACCATAG
- the Hemk1 gene encoding MTRF1L release factor glutamine methyltransferase isoform X2 has product MKLWGRRLWTLLSGPRGRMGVSQGWAFNSWKLHSSLTGLLSATGVVSQWTQVFEERGIPEARESSEYIVAHVLGAKTFQSLKPELWTKPLTPEQLQCIQELCSHRLQRMPVQYILGEWDFQGLSLKMVPPVFIPRPETEELVEWVLGEVAQRPPAVGARGGPLILEVGCGSGAIALSLLSQLPESQVIAVDKEEAAVSLTRENAQRLQLQDRIRIIPLDVTSEGCWTHLVPWGPVDLVVSNPPYIFHKDMEQLAPEICSYEDPVALDGGEEGMDIISRILTLAPRLLSASGSIFLEVDPRHPELVKSWLQSRPDLHLSLVAVRKDFCGRLRFLHVQKFAP; this is encoded by the exons ATGAAGCTTTGGGGGCGAAGACTTTGGACCCTTCTATCTGGTCCCAGGGGAAGGATGGGAGTCTCCCAGGGTTGGGCCTTCAACTCATGGAAGCTTCATTCATCTCTGACTGGACTGTTGAGTGCCACAGGGGTGGTCAGCCAGTGGACACAGGTCTTTGAGGAAAGAGGTATCCCAGAGGCCCGGGAATCCAGTGAGTACATCGTGGCTCATGTCCTTGGAGCCAAAACA TTTCAGAGCCTGAAACCAGAACTTTGGACCAAGCCACTGACCCCTGAACAACTGCAGTGCATCCAGGAACTGTGTAGCCATCGATTACAGAG GATGCCAGTGCAGTATATCCTTGGGGAGTGGGACTTTCAGGGGCTCAGTCTGAAGATGGTACCCCCAGTGTTTATTCCACGGCCAGAGACGGAA GAACTGGTTGAATGGGTTTTAGGGGAAGTGGCCCAGCGGCCCCCTGCAGTGGGAGCCCGAGGTGGTCCCCTCATTCTGGAGGTAGGCTGTGGATCAGGAGCCATTGCCCTCAGCCTACTGAGTCAGCTCCCTGAG AGTCAGGTCATTGCTGTGGATAAGGAAGAAGCTGCTGTCAGTCTGACCCGTGAGAATGCTCAGAG GCTTCAGTTGCAGGACAGGATTCGGATCATTCCCCTTGATGTAACCTCAG AAGGGTGCTGGACACACCTTGTGCCCTGGGGCCCTGTGGACTTGGTGGTCAGTAATCCTCCCTACATCTTCCACAAGGACATGGAGCAGCTGGCCCCAGAGATCTGCAG TTATGAGGACCCGGTGGCCCTGGATGGTGGTGAGGAAGGCATGGACATCATCTCCCGCATCTTGACCTTGGCACCCCGGCTCTTGAGTGCCTCTGG AAGCATCTTCTTAGAAGTGGACCCAAGGCACCCAGAGCTTGTCAAGAGCTGGCTTCAGAGCCGGCCAGACCTGCACCTTAGTCTTGTGGCTGTACGTAAAGACTTCTGTGGGAG gctccGGTTCCTGCATGTCCAGAAGTTTGCACCATAG
- the Hemk1 gene encoding MTRF1L release factor glutamine methyltransferase isoform X3 produces MKLWGRRLWTLLSGPRGRMGVSQGWAFNSWKLHSSLTGLLSATGVVSQWTQVFEERGIPEARESSEYIVAHVLGAKTFQSLKPELWTKPLTPEQLQCIQELCSHRLQRMPVQYILGEWDFQGLSLKMVPPVFIPRPETEELVEWVLGEVAQRPPAVGARGGPLILEVGCGSGAIALSLLSQLPEGARRGFLDRQLPGLHLSSFVLGQSQVIAVDKEEAAVSLTRENAQRLQLQDRIRIIPLDVTSEGCWTHLVPWGPVDLVVSNPPYIFHKDMEQLAPEICSYEDPVALDGGEEGMDIISRILTLAPRLLSASGADDVEAQVVVLPT; encoded by the exons ATGAAGCTTTGGGGGCGAAGACTTTGGACCCTTCTATCTGGTCCCAGGGGAAGGATGGGAGTCTCCCAGGGTTGGGCCTTCAACTCATGGAAGCTTCATTCATCTCTGACTGGACTGTTGAGTGCCACAGGGGTGGTCAGCCAGTGGACACAGGTCTTTGAGGAAAGAGGTATCCCAGAGGCCCGGGAATCCAGTGAGTACATCGTGGCTCATGTCCTTGGAGCCAAAACA TTTCAGAGCCTGAAACCAGAACTTTGGACCAAGCCACTGACCCCTGAACAACTGCAGTGCATCCAGGAACTGTGTAGCCATCGATTACAGAG GATGCCAGTGCAGTATATCCTTGGGGAGTGGGACTTTCAGGGGCTCAGTCTGAAGATGGTACCCCCAGTGTTTATTCCACGGCCAGAGACGGAA GAACTGGTTGAATGGGTTTTAGGGGAAGTGGCCCAGCGGCCCCCTGCAGTGGGAGCCCGAGGTGGTCCCCTCATTCTGGAGGTAGGCTGTGGATCAGGAGCCATTGCCCTCAGCCTACTGAGTCAGCTCCCTGAG ggaGCTAGGAGAGGGTTCCTAGACAGGCAACTCCCAGGACTCCAcctctcttcctttgttcttgGGCAGAGTCAGGTCATTGCTGTGGATAAGGAAGAAGCTGCTGTCAGTCTGACCCGTGAGAATGCTCAGAG GCTTCAGTTGCAGGACAGGATTCGGATCATTCCCCTTGATGTAACCTCAG AAGGGTGCTGGACACACCTTGTGCCCTGGGGCCCTGTGGACTTGGTGGTCAGTAATCCTCCCTACATCTTCCACAAGGACATGGAGCAGCTGGCCCCAGAGATCTGCAG TTATGAGGACCCGGTGGCCCTGGATGGTGGTGAGGAAGGCATGGACATCATCTCCCGCATCTTGACCTTGGCACCCCGGCTCTTGAGTGCCTCTGG GGCAGACGATGTAGAAGCACAGGTCGTGGTCCTACCTACTTGA